CTACACTATTGCAAACGTTTTGAGGACGTTTTGCTCAGTATCTACTGCCAAACAAAAGGGCCATAGAGTGTTGCAGTCCTCTCCAGGAGAGTGAGTGAGCCATCATGGCAGGGAAAGGCAGGGGAGTAGCAGCGTTTACCTTCAACATAGAGGCACTGGGGATCAACAGAGGCTCCATGCCTGAGACCCAGCGAGGGCCACAGCCTATGTTCCCTGTGAGTCCTCTGTTGTCTCCTTTGCTGTCCTTCTAGCCTGTCTTGTTCATTAGTTTGGATGCTGAAGGGTTAAGCTGGGTGCTAAACTCtcagtttggtgatttctcaGCTCAGACACATTCATTAAAGTGGAAATCATTCACAGATGAGTCAAGGATAGTTCCTAAAGTTCTGCATGATTTGGTGGTTGAGGTCAAGGTTCAAAGGTTTCATCTTAAATGGtccatttttaaagaaatttaCCAGCTCAGATTGCTACCAGTTAATGTAGACATATTTTCAGGATTGTATATGTAGTGGTGATAATAGTAAAACAGTGGtaaataacaattattattgaTCAATTACcagttatatatatttgtgtaacAAATGTCTGTGAAACAGCCTTCAGAGGCATTCAACTCCTCAGACCTGTGGTTCTAATCACCGCTACTGACAAGACAAGACACCCCTAgtcaccatttgtgttgaaattttaacccatctgtgcagtgaacacacacacactagtgagcataCAGTGGCTATGAGTACACATGTCCAGAGCGGTGGGCTACGgggaacagagagggtgaagggccttgctcaagggccccacagtggcagcttgccgagctgtgtgggtatcgaacccacaacccactaTTTCAATAGCCTAGAGCGTTAAtcactaagccaccactgcccaaatgCTATAAATAACCAAACCACCATAAATAACATCATTTTACATGTAGTTGggcatatttcagcatatttcaGTTCCCCTTTAAACCAACCCGTTGACACGAGTCGAATCCGGTGACACTGAGCAGGAAAATCCTCCAAACTGTGCTGGCCATTGGCTCTCCAGGAGCGGTGTTGCATACCCCTGCCCAGTCTCCTATTTCTGTGTGGCCTGGCCACGTAGATGATGTATCACAGTACCTAACTTTGTATCTCTTCGACAGCAAATCGAGTTTAAACCCGTGCCTCTAAAGGCCGACGAGGCAGAGGACTACATGCTGGCTTTGAAACAAGAGATCAGAGGTAAAATGAAAGGCCTGCCTTTCAACATAAAGCCCCCCTCCGGCAAGAACGGTGAGCTATGCTCTCTCAGATTTAATCACAGCAAGCCGTAATGTATGACAGCTTTCAGCTGCAGCACTTAAGATTGCTTGGCTAACCATACAGCAGCAGGCCGAAAGGCGTGGAATCCCACCCTTCCGAGGGTGGcgtttatctctctgtctgatctctctcagttctcttcTGTTTACGTCAGGAAGCCATGAGAGATGTTGGTCATTGTGTTTGGAATTTGTTTGCAGACGTTGAAAAGTACAAAGAAAAGTACAGCAGGGAATACAGTAAACTTGAGGAGGAGGAATGGACACCAGGTAGCATCTCCAGCTTTAAGCAAAGTGTATGACTCATTTCGTAAAACCTCATTTAGtctaaatctgtttttttttttgttttgtttttttttcagattggAACCGTCTTCCAAAGGAACTCATGCCCCAGAAGAAAAAACGAACagggaaaactggtaaatgtaCTTCTCAACGTTTGCATTGGGAATTACGGCCTGCATGTCATTTCCAAATAAGCTTtactacttttattattattttttaatacagaTTCTAAGAAATCCAAGGTCCCAAAGGTCTCAAGCAATGATAAGAAGGTCCTGCTCTCTAAACTGGATGtaagtgtatttatttatttatttatttatttatggttcATTTATACTCCCTGTGAAACTGAATACGCCCATTTGGAACGATGCAGGCACCACAGCCCACATACTACTATGCATCCTTTACACTGGCATGGATGTTGAGCTAttcatccactagagggcagttcagagtcaaGTTTCTGATAAGGACAAAGATGGCGAAGGTGGAGGAGGTCATGATAATGACTGTGTGTCAAATCGGCAGGGAAGTGCCGAGTCAGCATAGGTAGCAAGCTGCCATAATACAAAAGAAACGAGGCAGAGGAGGACATGTAGGCAGTAACGTACATATGACCGTGTCCGTCTACCAGAGGCTGGGTTTCGTTTGAACCattggctacactgcccccaCGATTTCCAGCGGCACTGCTCCGATCCGCCTGTATCTGTACGCCCAAATACGAAATAATGAACTCTGTGCGTATTGAACTTTGAGCTAAATGAGCCTGCAGCTGTGTTGATTATAAAATCTCGTCTGTTGATTTAATTCTTTTATAATGAATCTGTTTGTCCTCTCTGCATTTGGTCTGGTTTTAAAAGGAACTTGAGAAGAAAGGGGATGATAAATCAgatgaggagaaagaggagaaggacaagaagAAGGctgatgaggaggaagaggaagttGAAGGAGAGGAGTATGATGAAGAAGAGCTTGAGGAGGTAAAAGCTCAGTAATGACTGGTAAAGGCTGGCTTTTAGGAAAGGTAGCCACTAAAAGGCTGCATGGATGCCTGACTGGGCACATGGCCAACCAGCCCCTGccttttttcgaactgccgtCAACGCAGCGGCATCGGGAAACCAACGTGCTCGGAGATAGGTACCCTGCTCTTAGTTACGCCATCCGCTGACTGTATCCTGGCAACATCATGACTTATTGCTGCGTTCCAATTGCGTCTCAAACGTGATTCTCATTCCAACGCTGCCTTCTAAGGTACCAATTTATGAGACAGCTTAGGCAGTAAGGCATTGAAACCAACGAGGCAGAGGTGTAAATGATGCACCGGCAAGCAGACacccagcatcacactgaagtaatGTGGGTAGAGAGGGCgatagagcaaggccaattgtgccctgTTGGGCTCCGATTGCTGATGGGAAGCTGCATcgtagtccgctggaccactcgggggcCTATTCTGAATCAGTACAAGCACTGTGCTGTTAATGGAATAATCTTTGACAGCTTAGAAATATAACAACTTGGGGAATTACTATCACTTGCTTAGCTATATGAGCAAACCTTATAGGCTCAATGTCGTTCCACTGTCTTTTGGTCGGACTTTTGCTCCACGTTCAGCTACAATGAGAAGTATAATTTCATAAGTGcattgtatatataataaaataacgTTTCACTTCCACTTTGAAAGGATTCGGACACTGAGAAAACTGTCCGACCTACTGCCCTAAAAcgtaaatgttacatttaatgtGAATATATTTTGAGAATTAATTGATTACTTACTGGCCGGCATCAATCAATCACATTCGAGGCTTTTAACAGACACTCTAattcagagcaacttacaaaagtgcttcactgtttattttaGTTTGTATAGGAAAGCTCCAAAAggtccctctaagcttagatgagTAAATACAAGAGTATGACTGTATGATTTGGGAAACCTGGGAAATCTTTGCATTGTTTTTCCAGGAGAACGACTACATAGCAAGCTACTTCGAAGACGGTGATGATTACGGAGCTGGAAGTGATGATAATATGGATGAAGCCACATACTGATGACCTTCAtaattttttgttcatttttgttaatttttcCTTGATATTTATGTTCTTTGCTAAGTGCACTGAAATATTAAAGTACAAACAGGGTTTGGAGATGTCAGGTACTAAAATatagttcatttattttcaaACTGCAACTACGGTCTACAGGCCGAAGGCACATACTGCTTGAATTCCTCATTTAAGAAAATATTACAAGGTGAATTTCCACTGGAATATTTAAGAAACAGTTCACGGTGTCCTGGCATGAGTTCTGTAAGGACTTCAAAATTGCAGTTG
This Salminus brasiliensis chromosome 20, fSalBra1.hap2, whole genome shotgun sequence DNA region includes the following protein-coding sequences:
- the polr3g gene encoding DNA-directed RNA polymerase III subunit RPC7, translated to MAGKGRGVAAFTFNIEALGINRGSMPETQRGPQPMFPQIEFKPVPLKADEAEDYMLALKQEIRGKMKGLPFNIKPPSGKNDVEKYKEKYSREYSKLEEEEWTPDWNRLPKELMPQKKKRTGKTDSKKSKVPKVSSNDKKVLLSKLDELEKKGDDKSDEEKEEKDKKKADEEEEEVEGEEYDEEELEEENDYIASYFEDGDDYGAGSDDNMDEATY